Proteins from one Flammeovirgaceae bacterium genomic window:
- a CDS encoding peptidase S10, with the protein MKSMYAIALFLFCSLLANAQDTGNGENKKEKDKPIPPPKEFVTSHQGTFGGKLIKYNAIAGETYLKDKEGMPVASIWSVTYKLDGPEDANRPVTFVFNGGPGSASVWLHMGFFGPQVTKVDSDASEDDGGAPYPLVNNDHALLDLTDLVFIDPVGTGYSRVVGKGKVEDYWGLIEDARSIATFMREWVTKNKRWNSPKYIAGESFGTTRAAAVAYELEGDGQEMALNGLVLISQALDYQGSTSTFDNIVSYVTYFPSMAATAWYHKKAGQGKTLEAFVEEARKFALDEYVEALYKGSRLTNDERDRIADRMVYFTGLSKKYIQQADLRLLMPRFRKELLRDEGITIGQLDGRYKGEEYDGVADRATLGDPASYSTDGAYTAILNHYYASQLHVEMDRPYITSNGELGPKWRWRDVPEGRYYEPSYVNVARKLGDSMRRNKDLKVMVACGYYDLICPFFDAEYTFARNGILKNRVTLTYYEAGHMMYLHGPDLVKLATDIRKFLTTK; encoded by the coding sequence ATGAAATCCATGTACGCCATCGCCTTGTTCTTGTTTTGTTCCCTCTTGGCCAATGCCCAGGATACCGGCAACGGGGAAAACAAAAAAGAGAAAGACAAACCCATTCCCCCACCAAAGGAATTTGTCACCAGCCACCAGGGAACGTTCGGGGGAAAGCTGATAAAATACAACGCCATTGCTGGGGAAACTTACCTAAAGGACAAGGAAGGCATGCCGGTGGCTTCCATCTGGTCGGTTACCTATAAACTGGATGGCCCCGAAGATGCCAACCGCCCCGTTACATTTGTCTTCAATGGCGGGCCGGGCTCGGCCTCCGTCTGGCTCCACATGGGCTTTTTCGGACCCCAGGTAACCAAAGTGGACAGTGATGCCTCGGAGGATGATGGGGGCGCCCCCTATCCGTTGGTCAACAATGACCATGCGTTGCTGGACCTTACCGACCTGGTGTTCATAGACCCCGTGGGCACGGGCTACAGCCGGGTGGTCGGCAAAGGCAAGGTAGAGGATTATTGGGGGTTGATTGAAGATGCCAGGTCCATCGCCACCTTTATGCGCGAATGGGTGACCAAAAACAAGCGGTGGAATTCCCCCAAATATATTGCAGGGGAAAGCTTCGGCACCACCAGGGCGGCCGCTGTCGCCTACGAACTGGAAGGTGACGGCCAGGAAATGGCTTTGAATGGGCTGGTCCTCATCTCACAGGCCCTGGACTACCAGGGCTCCACCTCCACCTTCGACAATATTGTGTCTTATGTTACCTACTTTCCCAGCATGGCGGCCACCGCCTGGTACCACAAAAAAGCGGGGCAGGGAAAAACTTTGGAAGCATTTGTGGAAGAAGCCAGGAAATTTGCCCTGGACGAATATGTGGAAGCGTTGTACAAAGGGTCACGGCTGACCAACGATGAGCGGGACCGCATTGCCGACCGGATGGTGTATTTCACGGGGCTTTCAAAGAAATATATCCAACAGGCCGACCTGCGGTTGCTGATGCCGCGGTTCAGGAAAGAACTGCTCAGGGACGAAGGCATTACCATTGGCCAGTTGGATGGCCGCTATAAAGGCGAGGAGTATGATGGCGTGGCCGACCGTGCCACCCTGGGCGACCCTGCCAGTTATAGTACGGATGGTGCCTATACGGCCATATTGAACCACTACTATGCCAGCCAACTCCATGTTGAAATGGACAGGCCTTACATCACCTCCAACGGTGAGTTGGGCCCCAAGTGGCGTTGGCGCGATGTCCCGGAGGGCCGGTACTATGAGCCCAGCTATGTCAACGTGGCGCGGAAACTGGGTGACTCCATGCGCAGGAACAAGGACCTGAAGGTAATGGTGGCCTGTGGCTATTACGACCTGATTTGCCCCTTCTTCGATGCGGAGTATACCTTTGCCCGCAATGGCATTTTAAAAAACAGGGTCACGCTCACCTATTATGAGGCAGGCCACATGATGTACTTGCACGGGCCCGATTTGGTAAAGCTGGCAACCGACATCCGCAAGTTCCTCACCACCAAATGA
- a CDS encoding transposase — MKKIRFTEAQIIGILNEQSQQGQKVSEICRKHGISEPTFYNWRSKYAGMKVDELKRLKELEYENSRLKKIVANQSLEIDAIKDLLTKKF; from the coding sequence ATGAAAAAGATTCGCTTTACCGAAGCCCAGATTATTGGGATTCTCAACGAACAATCACAACAGGGCCAGAAGGTTTCCGAGATATGCCGCAAACATGGCATCAGTGAGCCTACCTTTTACAACTGGCGCAGCAAGTACGCTGGTATGAAAGTGGATGAGCTCAAACGGCTCAAGGAACTGGAGTACGAAAATTCAAGATTGAAGAAAATTGTGGCCAACCAGAGCCTGGAGATTGACGCCATCAAGGATTTACTCACAAAAAAGTTCTAA
- a CDS encoding IS3 family transposase — MAYLEEHHKLSHAQACKLVGCSRTNKYYEKRMPAKDAVVKKAIEEVIGSSRKGRTKVIKLVQKKYPELGDSKIRRVYENEGFSLSKKLRRRIKDNPANPISIPLKANQEWAMDFMSDALESGRRIRTLNIIDHFNRQCKGIEVDFNLPARRVIEIVERAIERYGKPLRIRTDNGPEFRSKRFQLWMDDNHIEWSRIQKGKPQQNAIIERFNKTYREDVLDANLFYSIEQANEVSQKWVDDYNHERPHQSLNYQTPMAYAA; from the coding sequence TTGGCATACTTGGAAGAGCACCACAAGTTAAGCCATGCTCAGGCGTGTAAATTAGTAGGATGTTCACGGACCAATAAATATTATGAAAAGCGAATGCCTGCTAAAGATGCCGTAGTAAAAAAAGCGATTGAAGAAGTTATTGGCAGCAGCCGTAAAGGAAGGACAAAAGTGATCAAACTGGTACAGAAAAAATATCCAGAACTGGGGGACAGCAAAATCCGCAGGGTATATGAGAACGAAGGTTTTTCGTTGAGTAAAAAATTGCGCAGACGGATTAAAGACAACCCCGCCAATCCTATTTCTATTCCATTAAAAGCTAATCAGGAATGGGCAATGGATTTTATGAGTGATGCGTTGGAGAGTGGCCGAAGGATTCGAACACTCAACATCATTGATCACTTCAATCGTCAGTGCAAAGGAATTGAAGTGGATTTCAATTTGCCCGCTAGAAGAGTAATTGAAATTGTTGAACGTGCCATTGAGCGTTATGGAAAACCACTTAGAATCCGTACCGACAATGGTCCTGAGTTTCGCTCCAAACGCTTTCAGTTATGGATGGACGATAACCACATCGAATGGAGCCGTATCCAAAAAGGAAAACCCCAGCAGAACGCCATCATCGAACGCTTCAACAAAACGTATCGTGAAGATGTGCTGGACGCCAACTTGTTTTATTCCATTGAACAAGCAAACGAGGTGTCGCAAAAATGGGTAGATGACTACAACCATGAGCGGCCACATCAATCGCTCAACTATCAAACACCAATGGCTTATGCAGCATAA
- a CDS encoding SDR family NAD(P)-dependent oxidoreductase produces the protein MAKVLITGAGGALGKACVTGFLEEGHDIIAILSPGKELPYPTRSPISVYNADITDEMATRKVLEQVLEAHGPINIALLLVGGFAMGTIDTADGAGIREMIRLNFETAFYTARPIFAHMMAQPNGGRIAFVGARPALDAKAGKGVVAYALSKTLVFKLAELLNEEGKEKNVVSSVIVPSIIDTPSNRKAMPKANTHHWVSPEAIAGIIRFATSEKGAAMREPIIKAYGNS, from the coding sequence ATGGCAAAAGTATTGATCACCGGGGCAGGCGGGGCGCTAGGAAAGGCCTGTGTAACTGGTTTCCTGGAAGAAGGCCATGACATCATCGCCATTCTTTCGCCCGGCAAGGAACTTCCTTACCCCACCCGGTCGCCCATAAGTGTGTACAATGCCGACATCACAGACGAAATGGCCACGCGAAAAGTACTGGAACAAGTATTGGAAGCACACGGCCCCATAAACATTGCACTGCTTTTGGTAGGAGGTTTTGCCATGGGCACCATCGACACGGCAGATGGCGCGGGCATCAGGGAAATGATACGCCTTAACTTCGAAACAGCCTTTTATACGGCCAGGCCAATTTTTGCCCACATGATGGCGCAACCAAACGGAGGCCGCATTGCCTTCGTGGGCGCGCGGCCGGCACTGGACGCCAAGGCCGGAAAAGGGGTGGTGGCCTATGCCCTGTCCAAGACCCTGGTATTCAAACTGGCCGAATTGCTCAACGAGGAGGGGAAAGAAAAAAACGTGGTTTCCTCTGTTATCGTCCCCAGCATCATCGATACCCCGTCCAACCGCAAGGCGATGCCAAAAGCCAATACCCACCATTGGGTAAGCCCCGAGGCCATCGCGGGGATCATCCGGTTTGCCACCTCGGAAAAAGGGGCGGCCATGAGGGAACCCATAATAAAAGCCTATGGCAATTCCTGA
- a CDS encoding chloride channel protein, whose translation MFRRIHRLFSHVLRYMQSRLNEKQFLIFSSILVGISSGLAAVILKLFAHNINEMVERYSGNYQDFFLFTLFPLVGLTITVLYLRYFIRKEDFSKGSADIVYAIAKKSSILPQSAMYSHVVTSAFTVGFGGSLGLESPMVSAGSAIGSNYGKTYNLSYKDRTMLLACGAAAAIAGAFNSPIAGVLFAIEVLLTDVSVAVFIPLIISAASGALFVKIILGEGVLLSFSDVQPFDYSYTPFYIALGILAGFTSLYYTRMFTKIEHRVSGIKNIYTKVIGGGLVLALLLIVFPPLYGEGYEGIKTLATHGYQHFYQNSILQPLITTEWAGLLFLVGLLLIKVFATAIAIGSGGNGGNFAPSLCLGAYLGYAFSHFVNIIGWAKLPTANFTLVAMAGILSGVFYAPLTAIFLIAEITGGYNLMIPLMIVAAFSNVIMKYFEPLSMENKKLATKMNLSVENRDKYLLSKLNLENMIETDFQAVKPDDKLRALVSAITKSRRNLFPVVNEDQELKGVILLDSVKEMMFNHELYDKIIVKDIMTRPLAVISPDESLNSVLKKFEDTGQWNLPIIESDRYIGFLSKSSILSEYRVELLRST comes from the coding sequence ATGTTCAGAAGGATCCATCGCTTGTTTTCCCATGTGCTGCGGTACATGCAAAGCCGGCTCAATGAGAAACAGTTTTTAATATTCTCCAGCATACTCGTGGGGATATCCAGTGGGCTGGCTGCCGTCATCCTCAAATTGTTTGCCCACAACATCAACGAGATGGTAGAACGGTATTCGGGCAACTACCAGGACTTCTTCCTCTTTACGTTGTTCCCGCTGGTAGGCCTCACCATCACCGTCCTTTACCTGCGGTATTTCATCCGCAAAGAGGATTTCTCAAAAGGAAGTGCCGACATCGTTTACGCCATCGCCAAAAAATCGAGCATCCTCCCGCAGTCGGCCATGTACTCCCACGTTGTCACCAGCGCGTTTACCGTGGGCTTTGGCGGCTCTTTGGGGCTGGAGTCCCCCATGGTAAGTGCCGGCTCTGCCATAGGCTCCAACTATGGAAAGACCTACAACCTTAGCTATAAAGACCGCACCATGTTGCTGGCTTGCGGGGCCGCGGCAGCCATTGCCGGTGCCTTCAACTCCCCCATTGCCGGGGTATTGTTTGCCATCGAAGTGCTGCTCACCGATGTGTCGGTGGCCGTTTTTATCCCGTTGATCATTTCTGCGGCCTCCGGGGCGCTGTTTGTGAAAATTATCCTGGGCGAGGGCGTGCTCCTTTCCTTCAGCGATGTTCAACCCTTCGACTACAGCTATACCCCTTTTTACATTGCCCTGGGCATATTGGCGGGATTTACCTCCCTGTACTACACGCGGATGTTCACCAAAATTGAACACCGCGTATCAGGGATAAAAAACATCTATACCAAGGTGATAGGCGGAGGCCTCGTGCTCGCCTTGTTGCTTATCGTGTTTCCTCCGTTGTATGGGGAGGGCTACGAAGGCATTAAAACATTGGCCACCCATGGCTACCAGCATTTTTACCAAAACAGTATTTTACAGCCCCTCATCACCACCGAGTGGGCGGGCTTGCTTTTTCTTGTGGGCTTGCTGCTCATCAAGGTATTTGCCACGGCCATCGCCATTGGCAGCGGGGGCAATGGGGGCAACTTTGCCCCTTCGCTCTGCCTGGGGGCCTACCTGGGCTATGCTTTCTCCCACTTCGTCAATATTATAGGGTGGGCCAAACTCCCAACGGCCAATTTCACGCTGGTGGCCATGGCGGGCATACTCAGTGGCGTTTTTTACGCCCCCCTCACGGCCATCTTCCTCATTGCCGAAATCACCGGGGGCTACAACCTTATGATCCCCCTAATGATCGTGGCTGCCTTTAGCAATGTGATCATGAAATACTTCGAGCCCCTGTCCATGGAAAACAAAAAGCTCGCCACCAAAATGAACCTGTCGGTGGAAAACCGGGACAAGTACCTGCTGAGCAAGCTCAACCTTGAAAACATGATCGAAACGGATTTTCAGGCCGTAAAACCTGACGACAAACTGCGGGCGCTGGTTTCGGCCATTACCAAATCCAGGCGGAATTTGTTCCCCGTGGTCAATGAAGACCAGGAGTTGAAAGGGGTCATCTTATTGGACAGTGTGAAGGAGATGATGTTCAACCACGAGCTGTACGACAAGATCATCGTAAAAGACATCATGACGCGGCCCCTGGCGGTGATCTCCCCTGACGAAAGCCTGAACTCCGTGTTGAAAAAATTTGAAGACACCGGGCAATGGAACCTGCCCATCATTGAGAGTGACCGGTACATCGGGTTTTTGTCCAAGTCGAGCATCCTGTCGGAGTATAGGGTGGAATTGCTGCGCTCCACCTGA
- a CDS encoding universal stress protein encodes MKSILIPIDFSAYAKTAMDTGIVLSRKTGAEVFLLHVFSAPPDWNRISVEKQQEYPEHEARMVEAEIKMDKLVKGKGFKGVKVTPLVRPGMVRDEVLSVAKLYKISLIIMGAHGVGESHRYFIGSQAQKVMRTSPCPVLSVKKDFKPSSMKRVVFAADFDEDLNRPFKAVAPFLKATKASLTLLYINTPAHFKETPMVAKAMKKIIESYPEVKMKGEVYNAFDVGNGILAFAEAHKADVIIKVTRNRSKRAGYDFGITEALLYKSTVPVLSVVAG; translated from the coding sequence ATGAAATCCATACTTATCCCAATTGACTTTTCTGCTTACGCAAAAACGGCCATGGACACCGGCATCGTGCTGTCCCGGAAAACCGGGGCCGAGGTTTTTTTGCTCCACGTATTTTCCGCACCGCCTGACTGGAACCGTATTTCCGTGGAGAAGCAACAGGAATATCCTGAGCATGAAGCGCGGATGGTGGAAGCCGAAATAAAAATGGACAAGCTGGTGAAGGGCAAAGGGTTTAAGGGCGTTAAGGTTACGCCCCTGGTCCGGCCGGGGATGGTGAGGGACGAAGTGCTGTCCGTTGCCAAGCTTTATAAAATTAGCCTGATCATTATGGGCGCGCACGGAGTGGGGGAATCGCACCGATATTTTATTGGCTCACAGGCACAAAAGGTAATGCGCACCAGCCCTTGCCCGGTGTTGTCGGTGAAAAAGGACTTCAAGCCGTCTTCCATGAAGAGGGTGGTTTTTGCCGCGGATTTTGATGAGGACCTTAACAGGCCTTTTAAAGCCGTGGCCCCATTTTTAAAAGCCACGAAGGCGTCATTGACCCTCTTGTATATCAACACCCCTGCCCATTTCAAGGAAACGCCCATGGTGGCAAAGGCGATGAAAAAAATCATTGAATCCTATCCTGAGGTGAAGATGAAAGGGGAGGTGTACAACGCCTTTGACGTGGGGAACGGTATACTTGCTTTCGCGGAGGCCCATAAGGCCGATGTCATCATTAAGGTTACCCGAAACCGGTCGAAGCGTGCCGGGTACGACTTTGGCATAACCGAAGCGTTGTTGTACAAATCCACGGTGCCGGTGTTGAGCGTGGTGGCCGGATAA